One genomic window of Paenibacillus xylanilyticus includes the following:
- a CDS encoding catalase has protein sequence MDVNNANNQGNSRSRKGGNVQSEWHAKQSPEHHSQTVGERGPILEQDSLLHETLETFVHEKILERPVHVKGFGALGYFETLHSMADYTNLCFLQKPGQQVAVTVRFSLAVSNKGTPDTSRNVRGFSTKFYTEQGVFDLLCNHIPVFLVRDPIRFPESIHAFLPSPVNNLIDPNRFWGFIARAPEATHFVVRLYSDEGTIKSLRHTPGHSVNTYVWKNAKNERFYVKYRWIPLAGEQYIDAEEAARLASENPDYSGKDLYDTIAQGTPVQYGLYVQLMNPQDEAMLPFDPLDDTKVWDVRQFPLLPVGRLVLDKNPTNYKEQIEKLAFSPSNLLDGAELSDDKMLQGRSNIYWDSQRHRLGSEFRKIPINHQANWSPTDQVTSGEGRYVAGRLVRSDIPKTDNFTQAGQFYQSLTGVQQDHLVQNLAHDLSAVSHEIQTIVLGYLFEADATLAESVAHQIAALKKG, from the coding sequence ATGGACGTTAACAATGCTAATAATCAGGGAAACAGTCGAAGCAGGAAGGGAGGCAATGTGCAATCCGAGTGGCATGCCAAGCAGTCGCCAGAACACCATTCACAGACAGTAGGGGAACGGGGGCCGATTCTGGAGCAGGACAGTCTGCTGCATGAAACACTCGAAACCTTTGTCCACGAAAAAATTTTAGAGCGCCCGGTCCACGTAAAGGGATTCGGAGCATTGGGGTATTTTGAAACCCTACACTCGATGGCCGATTATACGAACCTGTGCTTCTTGCAAAAGCCAGGGCAACAGGTTGCCGTTACCGTTCGTTTCTCACTTGCGGTCAGCAACAAAGGAACACCCGATACATCCCGCAACGTGCGTGGATTTTCGACGAAATTTTATACCGAGCAAGGCGTTTTCGACCTGCTCTGTAATCATATCCCCGTGTTTCTCGTACGAGACCCGATCCGGTTTCCTGAGTCAATTCATGCTTTCCTGCCATCACCCGTTAACAATCTCATTGATCCGAATCGATTCTGGGGGTTCATTGCTAGAGCACCAGAGGCAACCCATTTCGTTGTACGACTGTACTCGGACGAAGGGACGATCAAGAGCCTCCGCCATACGCCAGGACACAGTGTTAACACCTATGTATGGAAAAATGCAAAGAACGAACGCTTCTACGTCAAATATCGCTGGATTCCATTAGCTGGAGAGCAATATATCGATGCGGAAGAAGCGGCTCGATTGGCTAGCGAGAACCCCGATTATTCGGGTAAAGATTTATATGACACGATTGCACAAGGTACACCCGTCCAGTATGGGCTGTATGTGCAGTTGATGAACCCACAGGATGAGGCAATGCTGCCGTTCGATCCGTTGGATGACACGAAAGTCTGGGATGTGCGTCAATTCCCGCTTCTGCCCGTTGGCCGACTCGTCTTGGATAAGAACCCTACGAATTATAAGGAGCAGATCGAGAAGCTGGCATTCTCCCCGTCCAACCTTCTGGATGGTGCTGAGCTGTCCGATGATAAAATGCTGCAAGGCCGCAGTAATATTTATTGGGATTCACAGCGCCATCGCCTTGGATCGGAGTTTCGCAAAATTCCGATTAACCATCAAGCCAACTGGTCACCGACGGATCAGGTAACGAGCGGAGAAGGGCGTTATGTAGCTGGCCGGCTCGTTCGATCCGATATTCCGAAGACTGATAATTTCACCCAAGCGGGACAATTCTACCAGTCTCTAACAGGAGTTCAACAGGATCATCTTGTTCAGAACCTCGCTCATGATTTATCGGCAGTTTCTCATGAGATACAGACGATTGTGTTAGGCTATTTATTCGAGGCCGATGCAACATTAGCCGAAAGTGTAGCACACCAGATCGCTGCGCTGAAGAAGGGATAG
- a CDS encoding GlsB/YeaQ/YmgE family stress response membrane protein, whose amino-acid sequence MDLLWVLIVGGLIGWLSGNLIGRDVPGGVLGNIIAGFIGSWLGTELLGPRGPVIGGFHIIPAIVGSIIALLIFFALARGGAFRRR is encoded by the coding sequence ATGGATCTGCTCTGGGTACTCATTGTTGGTGGACTTATTGGCTGGTTAAGCGGCAACTTGATTGGGCGTGACGTACCGGGCGGTGTACTTGGGAATATCATTGCGGGTTTTATCGGTTCCTGGTTAGGAACAGAATTGCTGGGACCAAGGGGTCCAGTGATTGGCGGATTTCATATTATTCCGGCCATCGTTGGCTCGATTATTGCCCTGCTCATCTTCTTCGCTCTGGCACGCGGCGGAGCCTTCCGAAGACGTTAA